In Yersinia enterocolitica subsp. enterocolitica, one DNA window encodes the following:
- a CDS encoding winged helix-turn-helix transcriptional regulator, whose translation MSKMSEDQADAEECPVARTLEILGDRWSLMIIRDAFDGIRRFGEFRHNLGLAKNILAGRLRNLVEHGILRVVPASDGSAYHEYVLTEKGHQLFPIIVSLRQWGEEHLFSAGEKHSILVDNLSGQPISKLAVSSQQGQVLDARDCHREKVIKR comes from the coding sequence ATGTCTAAAATGAGTGAAGACCAGGCCGACGCAGAAGAGTGTCCAGTTGCCAGAACACTTGAGATCCTGGGGGATCGTTGGTCGTTGATGATTATTCGTGATGCTTTTGATGGGATCCGCCGCTTTGGCGAGTTTCGTCACAATCTTGGATTGGCGAAAAATATCTTGGCGGGGCGCTTGCGCAATTTAGTAGAACACGGAATTTTGCGGGTGGTTCCTGCCTCTGATGGTAGCGCTTACCATGAATATGTGCTGACTGAGAAGGGCCATCAATTATTCCCGATTATTGTCAGCTTACGCCAATGGGGTGAAGAGCATCTATTTTCAGCGGGCGAGAAACATTCTATTTTAGTTGATAATCTGAGTGGGCAACCTATCAGTAAATTGGCAGTATCTTCCCAGCAAGGTCAGGTTCTGGATGCCCGTGATTGTCATCGGGAAAAAGTGATTAAACGTTAA
- a CDS encoding EamA family transporter — MKLTDFLIALLITVIWGVNFSIIKLGLITADPLILAGIRFTLCALPAVFFIKKPDTSWRYIIGYGLLFGIGLWGIVNLGIKAGVSAGIASLVLQFGAFFTLVLGAFLFHENLSKYQYIGIIVALLGLTSIIFISDGSVTFIGLALVLCGAVVWGLVSIIIKKSDTKQVFSFLVWSSLFSPVPLFILSYLFNGPSGFTELAIHFNTTTLFSILFQVYPNTLFAYWVWNSLLTKYPVSVVAPLSLLVPIFGMLGSVMIFNERIPSGKVIAMIFIISGLIIGLYGKRLMGLLKRKSSVALIE, encoded by the coding sequence GTGAAACTCACTGATTTTTTAATAGCTCTATTGATCACTGTCATCTGGGGCGTAAACTTTTCTATTATCAAACTTGGTCTAATTACCGCTGACCCGCTTATTTTAGCGGGTATTCGCTTCACTCTTTGCGCGTTACCAGCAGTCTTTTTTATTAAGAAACCAGATACTTCATGGCGTTATATAATAGGTTACGGACTCTTATTTGGCATCGGCCTGTGGGGCATTGTCAATCTGGGTATCAAAGCCGGCGTATCTGCTGGAATCGCCTCTTTAGTGCTGCAATTCGGTGCTTTTTTTACTCTGGTTCTTGGCGCATTCTTATTTCACGAGAATCTATCGAAATATCAATATATAGGTATTATCGTCGCGCTATTAGGGCTAACCAGCATCATATTTATCAGTGACGGTTCCGTGACATTTATTGGCCTGGCTTTGGTATTATGCGGTGCGGTAGTTTGGGGGTTAGTCAGCATTATTATTAAAAAATCCGATACTAAGCAGGTATTTTCATTTTTGGTGTGGTCGAGTTTATTCTCCCCTGTTCCACTATTCATACTGAGTTATCTCTTTAATGGGCCAAGTGGTTTTACTGAATTAGCTATTCATTTTAATACAACCACACTATTTTCTATTTTGTTTCAGGTTTATCCGAATACATTATTTGCCTATTGGGTGTGGAATTCATTACTCACCAAATACCCTGTTTCAGTGGTCGCGCCGTTATCCCTGTTAGTGCCGATTTTCGGTATGCTAGGCTCAGTGATGATTTTCAATGAAAGGATTCCATCCGGGAAAGTTATTGCGATGATATTCATTATTAGTGGACTAATTATCGGCTTATACGGCAAACGGCTGATGGGCCTACTAAAGAGAAAATCTTCAGTGGCCCTCATTGAATAA
- a CDS encoding glutamate decarboxylase has translation MTRKSLDDYRSDLLDSRFGSKAIRNISENKVFPKEEMREDIAFQIISDELFLDGNARQNLATFCQTWDDDNVHKLMDLSINKNWIDKEEYPQSAAIDMRCVNMMADLWNAPTPKGAQGVGTNTIGSSEACMLGGMAMKWRWRKKMEAAGKPTNKPNFVCGPVQVCWHKFARYWEVEIREIPMIPGQLFMDPQRMIEACDENTIGVVPTFGVTYTGNYELPKPLHDALDKLQKDTGLDIDMHIDAASGGFLAPFVAPDIEWDFRLPRVKSISTSGHKFGLAPLGCGWVIWRDAAALPEELIFNVDYLGGQVGTFAINFSRPAGQVISQYYEFIRLGREGYTKVQSACYQVAEFLAKEIAPLGPYEFYCSGGPYEGIPAICFRIKKGAKAGYTLYDLSERLRLRGWQVPAFTLSGKMSDVVVMRIMCRRGFEMDFAGLLLDDFKSSLKYLSEHPSLGGEASQNSFSHT, from the coding sequence ATGACTAGAAAATCTCTGGATGATTATCGCTCAGATTTATTAGACTCTCGCTTTGGCTCTAAAGCGATTCGTAATATTTCAGAAAATAAGGTGTTCCCTAAAGAGGAGATGCGCGAGGATATTGCGTTTCAAATCATCAGTGATGAGCTATTTCTTGATGGTAATGCGCGACAAAACCTCGCCACATTCTGTCAGACGTGGGATGACGATAATGTCCACAAACTGATGGATCTTTCGATAAATAAAAACTGGATTGATAAAGAGGAATATCCGCAATCAGCGGCAATAGATATGCGCTGTGTGAATATGATGGCTGATTTGTGGAATGCCCCTACACCAAAGGGCGCGCAAGGGGTAGGGACCAATACCATTGGTTCGTCAGAAGCTTGCATGCTGGGTGGCATGGCGATGAAGTGGCGCTGGCGCAAAAAAATGGAAGCGGCAGGCAAACCCACCAATAAACCTAATTTTGTCTGTGGGCCAGTACAAGTTTGTTGGCATAAATTTGCCCGTTATTGGGAGGTGGAAATTCGAGAAATTCCTATGATTCCAGGGCAATTATTTATGGATCCGCAGCGAATGATAGAGGCCTGTGACGAAAATACTATTGGTGTAGTGCCGACTTTCGGTGTGACTTACACCGGTAATTATGAACTACCCAAACCCTTGCATGATGCGCTGGATAAACTGCAAAAAGATACTGGCCTTGATATTGATATGCATATTGATGCGGCGAGTGGTGGCTTTTTAGCTCCCTTTGTTGCGCCGGATATTGAGTGGGACTTCCGCTTGCCACGGGTTAAATCAATCAGCACTTCCGGGCATAAATTCGGACTGGCTCCTTTGGGATGTGGTTGGGTTATTTGGCGTGATGCTGCCGCTTTACCTGAAGAGCTGATATTTAATGTCGATTATCTTGGCGGGCAGGTCGGCACATTTGCTATCAACTTTTCGCGTCCGGCGGGGCAAGTTATTTCCCAATATTATGAATTTATACGCTTAGGACGTGAAGGTTATACCAAAGTGCAAAGCGCCTGCTATCAGGTAGCTGAATTCCTCGCCAAAGAAATAGCCCCGCTTGGGCCTTATGAATTCTATTGCAGCGGTGGCCCATACGAGGGCATTCCAGCGATTTGTTTCCGCATCAAAAAAGGAGCCAAGGCGGGGTATACCCTATATGACCTCTCCGAGCGTTTACGATTGCGTGGCTGGCAGGTTCCGGCATTTACCCTTAGTGGCAAGATGTCAGATGTGGTGGTTATGCGCATCATGTGCCGCCGCGGGTTCGAGATGGATTTCGCAGGGCTGCTCTTGGATGATTTTAAATCCTCACTGAAATATCTGAGTGAACATCCATCCCTTGGAGGCGAGGCAAGTCAGAATAGTTTTAGCCATACATAA
- the murQ gene encoding N-acetylmuramic acid 6-phosphate etherase, which translates to MTINLSSMVTESRNPASSQIDTLSALEILKVINHEDKKVPFAVEEKLPEIAQAVSLIAEAFTRGGRLIYCGAGTSGRLGILDASECPPTYGTPREMVVGLIAGGNTAILQAVENAEDSREMGEQDLRDLHFNARDVLVGIAASGRTPYVLGAMAYAHSVGASVVAISCNQNSEMSKAADIAIEALVGPEVVTGSSRMKAGTAQKLILNMLTTGAMIRSGKVYSNLMVDVEATNAKLVQRQVDIVVQATECSPKEAQAALDECNRHCKTAIMMILSGMSAEEAADILIKNKGFIRKALKEIKV; encoded by the coding sequence ATGACGATTAATCTAAGCTCAATGGTTACGGAAAGCCGAAACCCCGCCAGTTCTCAAATTGATACTCTTTCAGCACTGGAGATACTCAAGGTGATCAATCATGAGGATAAAAAAGTGCCCTTTGCGGTTGAGGAAAAGCTGCCCGAGATTGCCCAAGCCGTTTCACTTATCGCCGAGGCTTTCACACGCGGCGGTAGATTAATTTACTGTGGGGCCGGTACTTCCGGACGACTGGGGATTCTGGATGCTAGTGAGTGCCCACCAACATATGGAACGCCACGAGAAATGGTTGTCGGCCTTATCGCTGGCGGCAACACAGCTATTTTGCAAGCGGTTGAGAATGCAGAAGATAGCCGAGAAATGGGTGAGCAAGACCTGCGTGACCTACATTTCAATGCACGAGATGTGCTGGTCGGAATTGCAGCCAGTGGCCGCACACCTTATGTGCTGGGGGCGATGGCCTATGCCCATAGTGTTGGGGCTAGTGTAGTGGCGATTTCTTGTAATCAGAATAGCGAAATGAGTAAAGCGGCAGATATCGCTATTGAGGCGCTGGTTGGCCCTGAGGTTGTCACGGGGTCATCACGGATGAAAGCAGGAACTGCACAGAAGTTAATTCTGAATATGCTGACAACCGGCGCAATGATTCGCAGTGGAAAAGTGTATAGCAATCTGATGGTAGATGTTGAAGCGACAAACGCCAAGCTGGTGCAACGTCAGGTAGATATTGTTGTTCAAGCGACGGAGTGCTCCCCCAAGGAGGCACAAGCTGCACTTGATGAATGTAACCGTCACTGCAAAACAGCCATTATGATGATTCTGAGTGGTATGTCTGCAGAAGAAGCTGCCGATATCCTTATAAAAAATAAAGGATTCATCCGTAAAGCGCTCAAGGAGATTAAAGTATAA
- a CDS encoding MFS transporter, which translates to MSTVKEPAKNRIQLLPKPAFTPHLSSIMVLFFAMVSAMAVANVYFAQPLLDIMAGELNVSPSTIGLAVTLTQAGYALGLIFIVPLGDLWDRRKLIIGQLLLSAAALILASFAPTFSLLLMAMLIIGLMAVVVQVVVAFAATLAPEQQRGKVVGKVTSGIVLGILLARFISGAMADFTGWRSVYFCSAAMMLLMAIVLYFVMPPAAKSAPSSYRQLLLSLCELFINERELRIRATLALLIFMAFSVLWTAMVLPLSSPYYALSHSQVGLFGLAGVAGALAASHAGQRADRGLGAKTTQIALALLLLSWLPIAFLPHSLWWLVLGVVILDFAVQAVHVTNQSIIFALRPDAQSRLVAGYMLFYSIGSAIGAIATTWVFAHAGWSGVCMLGATISAVAILFLHLTYRKDSTCVIN; encoded by the coding sequence ATGTCAACTGTAAAAGAACCGGCAAAAAACCGCATCCAGCTATTACCTAAACCGGCTTTTACGCCGCACCTCAGCTCAATCATGGTGCTGTTCTTTGCGATGGTATCTGCCATGGCTGTTGCCAATGTCTATTTTGCTCAGCCCCTACTGGACATTATGGCGGGGGAGCTGAACGTTAGCCCATCGACGATTGGTTTGGCGGTAACTCTGACACAAGCAGGTTATGCCCTGGGATTGATATTCATAGTACCGCTGGGTGATCTTTGGGATCGCCGAAAATTAATTATTGGGCAGCTATTGCTGTCTGCTGCGGCATTGATCTTGGCTAGCTTTGCCCCCACTTTTTCACTGCTACTGATGGCAATGCTGATTATCGGGCTGATGGCCGTTGTGGTGCAGGTGGTGGTAGCCTTTGCCGCAACCCTGGCTCCAGAGCAACAAAGAGGAAAAGTGGTGGGTAAAGTCACCAGCGGAATTGTTTTGGGGATCCTGTTGGCGCGCTTTATCTCTGGTGCAATGGCCGATTTTACCGGTTGGCGTTCGGTCTATTTTTGTTCTGCTGCAATGATGTTATTGATGGCGATAGTGCTCTATTTCGTGATGCCGCCCGCAGCTAAATCAGCTCCGTCATCCTATCGGCAACTGCTGCTTTCGCTGTGCGAGTTGTTCATCAATGAGCGTGAGCTTCGCATACGAGCCACCCTCGCATTGTTGATATTTATGGCGTTTAGTGTGCTATGGACCGCGATGGTGTTACCACTGAGCAGCCCATACTATGCTTTGTCTCATAGCCAGGTGGGATTATTTGGGTTGGCGGGTGTCGCGGGGGCATTAGCCGCAAGCCACGCTGGGCAACGTGCCGATCGGGGGCTGGGGGCGAAAACAACACAGATTGCCTTGGCGCTGCTGCTGCTTTCCTGGCTTCCTATCGCATTTTTGCCCCACTCACTGTGGTGGTTAGTTCTCGGCGTAGTGATATTGGATTTTGCCGTACAAGCGGTGCATGTCACCAATCAGAGCATCATATTTGCACTACGACCTGACGCCCAAAGCCGTTTGGTCGCGGGTTATATGCTGTTCTACTCGATTGGCAGTGCCATCGGGGCTATCGCCACAACTTGGGTATTTGCCCATGCTGGATGGTCAGGTGTTTGTATGCTTGGTGCGACAATAAGTGCCGTTGCAATCCTGTTTTTACATCTGACGTACAGGAAAGATTCCACATGTGTAATCAATTGA
- the glsA gene encoding glutaminase A: MTIDLARLNHVVKDSYSQYSTLAGGANASYIPYLASVPSQLAGLAIVTIDGDIISQGDTDFRFALESISKVCSLALALEDIGPQAVQDKIGADPTGLPFNSVIALELHNGKPLSPLVNAGAMSTVSAIKASNREERWARILDMQQQLVGAPIALSDEVNHSEQTTNFHNRAIAWLLYSAQAMYCDPMEACDVYTRQCSTLLNTIELATMGATFAAAGVNPVTKKQVLTASNTPFILAEMTMEGMYGSSGDWAYTVGLPGKSGVGGGILAVVPGVMGIAAFSPPLDPVGNSVRGQKMVASVAQQLGYNLYKGSL, encoded by the coding sequence ATGACTATTGACCTAGCTCGCTTGAATCACGTTGTTAAGGATAGTTATTCACAATATTCCACCCTCGCCGGAGGGGCGAATGCCAGCTACATTCCTTATCTGGCCAGTGTTCCCAGTCAGCTTGCTGGGTTGGCCATTGTCACGATTGATGGCGATATTATTTCGCAAGGTGATACCGATTTTCGTTTTGCCTTGGAATCTATTTCGAAAGTGTGCTCTCTTGCCTTAGCGCTAGAAGATATTGGCCCGCAAGCTGTGCAAGACAAGATAGGCGCAGATCCTACCGGTTTACCTTTTAACTCGGTCATTGCGTTGGAGCTGCACAATGGTAAGCCATTGTCGCCATTGGTAAATGCAGGAGCGATGTCGACAGTAAGTGCGATTAAGGCCAGTAATAGAGAAGAGCGCTGGGCACGGATTCTGGACATGCAACAGCAACTGGTTGGTGCCCCGATTGCACTTTCGGATGAAGTTAACCATTCAGAACAAACCACCAATTTTCACAATCGCGCCATTGCATGGCTGCTTTATTCGGCTCAGGCCATGTATTGCGACCCGATGGAGGCTTGTGACGTATACACACGTCAGTGTTCAACATTGCTCAATACTATTGAACTGGCCACCATGGGGGCAACCTTTGCGGCGGCGGGAGTCAACCCTGTGACTAAAAAGCAGGTGCTGACGGCCAGCAATACGCCATTTATTTTGGCTGAAATGACCATGGAAGGGATGTATGGCAGCTCTGGAGATTGGGCATATACCGTGGGTTTACCGGGTAAAAGTGGTGTCGGTGGTGGGATCCTGGCGGTAGTGCCCGGTGTCATGGGGATTGCGGCATTTTCGCCGCCCCTTGACCCGGTAGGCAATAGTGTACGCGGCCAAAAAATGGTGGCATCAGTGGCGCAACAGTTGGGATATAACCTATATAAAGGTTCGCTTTAA
- the gadC gene encoding putative glutamine/gamma-aminobutyrate antiporter GadC: MSNNSSGTGKSAVPVKKLSIATLAIMNIVAVVSLRGLPAEAEYGLSSIFYYLFAAVFFLIPVSLVAAELATGWPEKGGVFRWVGEAFGPRLAFLAMFMLWVEVTVWFPTALTFAAVSLAFIGPEQRWDEALSANKFFVLGIVLFIYWLATFIAFKGVDTFAKVSKWGGIIGTIIPAVILIVLGFSYLIGGGTPQIELSWEQVVPDFTNFDNVVLAASIFLFYAGMEMNAIHVKDVDNPNRNYPIAIMLSAVGTVLIFVLGTLAIAFVIPQSDISLTQSLLVAYDDMFKWAHLEWLGPVVAFALAIGVLAGVVTWVAGPSSGLLVVAKAGYLPRWWQHTNKNGMATHILLLQALLVSLLAILFVVLPSVQAAYQIMSQMTVILYLIMYMLMFSSAIYLRYSQPNRPRPYHIPGGAIGMWIIGGAGLIGSILAFVFSFIPPSQITVGSPTEYVGILIASTLFFVILPFLIYIVRKPHWRDENSDFAPFTWQAENSHPGIPSTSATHTNDVTAAAAKAPKS; the protein is encoded by the coding sequence ATGTCGAATAATAGCTCCGGGACAGGTAAATCCGCTGTTCCAGTTAAAAAGCTGAGTATCGCTACACTGGCGATCATGAATATCGTGGCTGTGGTTAGCCTCAGGGGATTACCCGCTGAAGCCGAATATGGCCTGAGTTCAATTTTCTATTATCTGTTTGCTGCGGTATTTTTCTTAATTCCGGTCTCACTGGTGGCGGCGGAATTAGCCACAGGCTGGCCTGAAAAAGGTGGGGTATTTCGCTGGGTTGGCGAAGCATTTGGCCCGCGTTTAGCTTTTCTTGCCATGTTTATGCTGTGGGTTGAGGTGACCGTCTGGTTCCCCACCGCACTGACATTTGCCGCGGTATCACTGGCCTTTATCGGCCCAGAGCAAAGATGGGACGAGGCCCTGTCTGCCAATAAATTCTTTGTCTTGGGAATAGTGCTATTTATTTATTGGCTCGCCACCTTTATTGCCTTTAAAGGCGTCGATACATTCGCCAAAGTTTCAAAATGGGGCGGTATTATCGGTACGATTATTCCTGCGGTGATTTTGATTGTGCTGGGTTTTTCTTACTTAATTGGCGGTGGGACTCCACAAATAGAATTATCTTGGGAGCAGGTGGTTCCCGACTTTACCAACTTTGATAATGTGGTGCTGGCCGCCAGTATTTTCTTGTTCTATGCCGGTATGGAGATGAATGCCATCCATGTTAAAGATGTGGATAACCCGAATAGAAACTATCCCATTGCTATTATGTTATCGGCCGTGGGGACGGTACTTATTTTCGTATTAGGAACTCTGGCAATCGCTTTTGTTATTCCACAGTCTGATATCAGCCTAACGCAAAGTCTATTGGTGGCCTATGACGATATGTTCAAGTGGGCGCATTTGGAATGGTTGGGGCCAGTGGTTGCTTTTGCTTTGGCTATTGGCGTGCTGGCGGGGGTGGTGACCTGGGTTGCTGGCCCATCTTCAGGTTTGTTGGTAGTGGCGAAAGCGGGTTATTTGCCACGCTGGTGGCAACATACCAATAAGAATGGCATGGCGACCCATATTCTGCTGTTACAGGCTCTGCTGGTTTCCTTGTTGGCAATACTGTTTGTGGTATTACCTTCGGTGCAGGCGGCGTATCAAATAATGAGTCAAATGACCGTTATCTTATATCTCATCATGTATATGCTGATGTTCAGCTCTGCAATTTATCTGCGTTACAGTCAACCAAATCGTCCACGCCCATATCATATTCCCGGAGGAGCAATCGGCATGTGGATTATTGGTGGAGCGGGGCTTATTGGCTCAATTCTGGCTTTCGTATTCAGCTTTATTCCACCCAGCCAAATTACGGTAGGTAGCCCAACAGAATATGTCGGTATTCTGATCGCTTCCACACTGTTCTTTGTCATTTTGCCATTCTTGATTTATATCGTTCGTAAACCTCACTGGCGTGATGAAAATAGCGATTTCGCCCCATTTACTTGGCAAGCAGAAAATAGTCATCCAGGTATTCCGAGCACTTCGGCGACACATACCAATGACGTCACTGCGGCGGCTGCAAAAGCACCGAAAAGCTAA
- the murP gene encoding PTS N-acetylmuramic acid transporter subunit IIBC → MAKITSTTIDQILFLIGGSKNIIVCGNCMTRLRLTLKDRQLIQHENLKKIPGVMGIVNGDDQLQIILGPGKAQTASEMMNKVLSSEPQPQHESTQDADLHVLASQTKQQMKAKQQSAVHNFLTKFATIFTPLIPGFIAAGLLLGIATLLQQTLALEGVIQSPWLAALIAYMKVFSIGLFTFLSILIGFNTQKAFGGTGVNGAIIASLFILRYVPEGTVGYYGGMESFFGLAIDPRGNIIGVLLACMLGAWIERQVRRCIPDNLDMILTSAITLLITGAITFVAIMPVGGELFKGMSWLFMHLNGNPFGTAILAGLFLIAVVFGIHQGFVPVYFALMDAQGFNSLFPILAMAGAGQVGAALALYARSPKGSVLRTQIKGAIFPGLLGIGEPLIYGVTLPRLKPFITACLGGAVGGFFIGLVAWLGLPVGLNTVFGPSGLVSIPLMTSAQGIFAGMMVYVVGLLISYAAGFILTWFFGHKDIDLS, encoded by the coding sequence ATGGCGAAAATAACCAGCACTACGATAGACCAGATCTTATTCTTGATTGGCGGGAGTAAGAATATCATCGTCTGTGGAAACTGCATGACGAGGCTGCGCCTGACCTTAAAAGATCGTCAACTAATACAGCATGAAAACTTAAAAAAGATACCCGGAGTGATGGGGATCGTTAACGGCGATGATCAGTTACAAATCATTCTCGGGCCGGGCAAAGCTCAAACTGCCAGTGAGATGATGAATAAGGTGCTGAGTTCTGAACCGCAGCCGCAACATGAAAGTACTCAGGATGCAGATTTGCATGTACTGGCCAGCCAGACAAAACAGCAAATGAAAGCGAAACAACAAAGTGCTGTTCACAATTTTCTGACCAAATTCGCCACCATATTTACCCCACTGATTCCCGGATTCATTGCCGCAGGATTACTGTTGGGGATCGCAACATTGCTCCAGCAAACACTGGCATTGGAGGGTGTGATTCAATCCCCGTGGTTGGCGGCACTGATTGCTTACATGAAAGTATTCAGCATCGGTTTATTCACCTTCCTCAGCATTTTGATTGGTTTTAATACACAGAAAGCCTTTGGCGGAACAGGGGTCAACGGCGCAATTATCGCTTCGTTGTTTATTTTACGCTATGTGCCGGAAGGCACTGTTGGCTACTACGGTGGGATGGAAAGCTTCTTTGGGCTGGCGATTGACCCACGCGGCAACATCATCGGCGTTTTGTTGGCCTGTATGTTAGGTGCCTGGATTGAGCGGCAAGTACGTCGTTGTATTCCCGATAATTTGGATATGATCCTGACATCGGCGATCACGTTATTGATTACAGGTGCAATCACTTTCGTTGCCATCATGCCAGTCGGGGGCGAGCTATTTAAGGGCATGTCATGGCTGTTTATGCATTTAAATGGTAACCCGTTCGGCACCGCGATTCTGGCTGGCTTATTCCTGATTGCCGTAGTGTTCGGTATTCACCAAGGTTTTGTTCCGGTCTATTTTGCCTTAATGGACGCGCAAGGTTTCAACTCATTATTCCCGATTCTGGCGATGGCAGGAGCGGGTCAGGTGGGTGCAGCACTGGCACTATATGCCCGTTCGCCAAAAGGTTCCGTCCTGCGTACACAGATTAAAGGGGCCATTTTCCCTGGATTATTAGGGATTGGTGAGCCACTTATTTATGGTGTGACATTACCGCGCCTAAAACCTTTTATTACGGCCTGTTTAGGTGGTGCTGTCGGCGGCTTCTTTATCGGTCTGGTTGCCTGGTTGGGGCTGCCGGTTGGCTTGAATACGGTGTTTGGCCCATCGGGATTGGTGTCTATTCCACTCATGACATCAGCCCAGGGGATTTTCGCCGGAATGATGGTTTACGTGGTTGGCCTTCTCATCTCATATGCTGCGGGTTTTATTCTGACGTGGTTTTTCGGCCATAAAGATATTGATTTAAGCTAA
- a CDS encoding HdeD family acid-resistance protein: MLNIDRKYLLSIDEGTLKKQRLIMRVIAILLLLGGIFCLINPLASGAALSMIIGILLLLSGIAMIVGMIANRTNNLWPMVTGILLGVAYIVMGYVFITNPAVGMISLAIVLAVLFAFGGVMRLITGYRTWGLPGAWLHILLGILDLVITYLLVSAGPLMSITMVTTLVGIEMLFSSFSCFMVAGLYKRQS, from the coding sequence ATGCTGAATATAGATCGGAAATACCTTCTGAGTATTGATGAAGGAACCTTAAAGAAACAACGGCTTATCATGCGAGTCATTGCCATATTACTGCTGCTCGGTGGGATTTTTTGTCTGATTAACCCATTAGCTTCCGGAGCTGCCCTGAGTATGATTATCGGTATTCTGCTGTTGCTCAGCGGGATCGCGATGATAGTTGGGATGATAGCCAATCGCACTAATAACCTTTGGCCAATGGTCACCGGTATATTGCTGGGAGTGGCATATATCGTAATGGGTTATGTATTCATTACCAACCCTGCGGTGGGAATGATAAGTCTGGCGATAGTGCTGGCGGTGCTGTTTGCCTTCGGTGGGGTCATGCGGCTGATAACCGGCTACAGAACATGGGGATTACCGGGCGCATGGCTGCATATTTTACTGGGGATATTGGACCTGGTTATTACCTATTTGCTGGTCAGTGCCGGGCCATTGATGTCAATCACCATGGTCACCACCTTGGTGGGGATTGAGATGCTGTTCAGCTCATTTAGCTGTTTTATGGTCGCGGGTTTATATAAACGCCAATCTTAA